A region of Pyxidicoccus parkwaysis DNA encodes the following proteins:
- a CDS encoding sigma-54-dependent transcriptional regulator encodes MPAPHPLLLVDDDAAFRKVYGGLLREAGYEVVEAADRPSARATFEARDFPLVLLDLMLPPDGSVSAGLEGLAALLSARPGTKVIVISGAGDTRHTLEAVRLGAYDFLTKPVDPDVLLVVVQRALARVTLERQVESLRTSLARAGGDTALVGQSPPFLNAVSLAERVAASDLPVLVTGENGTGKELLARTVHLKSRRHGGPFVPINCGALPESLLESALFGHVKGSFTGATKDHRGLFAEADGGTLFLDELGDMTPSLQVKVLRALETGDILPVGADLPVKVDVRLISATHQDLGRMLQEGTFREDLYWRVKGVEIRLPPLRERASDLPLLAKHFLNQCAHLCPDGRARLLSDAAAEALAAHAWPGNLRELRHEMQRATVLAGERREIQPEDLSFTGSERPRASAPGATTLAQKVEALERREIEEALKRCGGNRTHTAEALGLSRQGLLKKLERFGLT; translated from the coding sequence ATGCCCGCACCGCACCCGCTGCTGCTCGTGGACGACGATGCCGCCTTCCGCAAGGTGTACGGCGGCCTGCTGCGCGAGGCGGGCTACGAGGTGGTGGAGGCCGCGGACCGCCCCTCCGCTCGCGCCACCTTCGAGGCACGCGACTTCCCGCTCGTCCTGTTGGACTTGATGCTCCCGCCCGACGGCAGCGTCTCCGCGGGGCTCGAAGGGCTCGCCGCACTGCTGAGCGCGCGGCCCGGCACCAAGGTCATCGTCATCTCCGGGGCAGGGGACACGCGCCACACGCTGGAGGCCGTGCGCCTGGGCGCGTATGACTTCCTCACCAAGCCGGTGGACCCGGACGTGCTCCTCGTCGTCGTGCAGCGAGCCCTCGCGCGCGTGACGCTGGAGCGGCAGGTGGAGTCACTGCGCACGTCGCTGGCGCGAGCCGGTGGAGACACCGCGCTCGTCGGACAGAGCCCGCCGTTCCTCAATGCCGTCTCCCTCGCCGAGCGCGTGGCCGCGAGCGACCTCCCCGTGCTCGTCACCGGAGAGAACGGCACCGGCAAGGAGCTGCTCGCGCGCACGGTGCACCTCAAGAGCCGCCGCCACGGCGGGCCCTTCGTCCCCATCAACTGCGGTGCACTGCCGGAGTCGTTGCTGGAGAGCGCCCTCTTCGGCCACGTGAAGGGCAGCTTCACCGGCGCGACGAAGGACCACCGGGGCCTCTTCGCCGAGGCCGACGGCGGCACGCTCTTCCTCGACGAGCTGGGAGACATGACGCCGTCGCTCCAGGTCAAGGTGCTGCGCGCGCTGGAGACGGGCGACATCCTCCCGGTGGGCGCGGACCTGCCGGTGAAGGTGGACGTGCGGCTCATCTCCGCCACGCACCAGGACCTCGGCCGGATGCTCCAGGAGGGCACCTTCCGCGAGGACCTCTACTGGCGCGTGAAGGGCGTCGAAATCCGCCTGCCTCCACTGCGCGAGCGCGCCTCGGATTTGCCGCTGCTGGCCAAGCACTTCCTCAACCAGTGCGCCCACCTGTGCCCGGATGGACGCGCGCGGCTGCTCTCGGACGCGGCGGCCGAGGCGCTCGCGGCCCACGCGTGGCCCGGCAACCTGCGTGAGCTCCGGCACGAGATGCAGCGAGCCACCGTGCTCGCCGGTGAGCGCCGGGAAATCCAGCCCGAGGACTTGTCCTTCACCGGCAGCGAGCGGCCTCGCGCCAGCGCGCCAGGCGCCACCACACTGGCGCAGAAGGTGGAGGCGCTGGAGCGGCGCGAAATCGAGGAGGCGCTGAAGCGCTGCGGCGGCAACCGCACGCACACGGCCGAGGCGCTGGGCCTGTCGCGCCAGGGCCTGCTCAAGAAGCTGGAGCGCTTCGGCCTGACGTGA
- a CDS encoding response regulator gives MWTGTRRRASRGRSRVLLVDSDVNAQALLAAGLAEAGFEVLMVGGAHAALEALAQDGQLPHLILSEVELPDGDGFSFCGQVRADARLAHVPVVLLARRQEDFHKDLAGGVGADDYLSQPVLVQDVVALARLKAGRRTGEATYESHTARLPLAHVARALLAGVRSGRVVLSEGEGWFAFRHGLVVDAVFHGERGSLAFRRMLCFGSGAYAVALGPELHKGSFTMDRAYLCETVLPGLERFDALRARGLPLASRLTVDFARLAEVLSTLPEDVGEVVRLFDGRRTLRAMLMECPFPEAVAYEASTRLFALGVLVPACLVEERERARCGATVPGFFEPAPSVEPEASPAAVAVDAAEPDASEASLDFAVDGPSEPLTLVGGGAQPPVILTFPKKPAHTVGGTDAAGSGAVPDDAGM, from the coding sequence ATGTGGACGGGGACGCGCCGTCGTGCGTCACGCGGGCGCTCGCGCGTGCTGCTGGTGGACTCGGACGTGAATGCGCAGGCGCTGCTCGCGGCGGGCCTGGCGGAGGCGGGCTTCGAGGTGCTGATGGTGGGCGGCGCGCACGCGGCGCTGGAGGCGCTGGCGCAGGACGGCCAGCTCCCGCACCTCATCCTCTCCGAGGTGGAGCTGCCGGACGGCGACGGCTTCAGCTTCTGCGGTCAGGTCCGCGCGGACGCGCGCCTGGCGCACGTGCCGGTGGTGCTGCTCGCGCGGAGGCAGGAGGACTTCCACAAGGACCTCGCCGGCGGCGTGGGCGCGGACGACTACCTGTCGCAGCCGGTGCTGGTGCAGGACGTGGTGGCGCTGGCGCGGCTGAAGGCGGGCCGGCGCACGGGTGAGGCCACCTATGAGTCGCACACCGCGCGGCTGCCGCTGGCGCACGTGGCGCGGGCGCTGCTCGCGGGCGTGCGCTCCGGCCGCGTGGTGCTCTCCGAGGGCGAGGGCTGGTTCGCCTTCCGCCACGGGCTGGTGGTGGACGCCGTCTTCCACGGCGAGCGCGGCAGCCTGGCCTTCCGCCGGATGCTGTGCTTCGGCAGCGGCGCGTACGCGGTGGCGCTGGGGCCGGAGCTCCACAAGGGCTCGTTCACCATGGACCGCGCGTACCTCTGCGAGACGGTGCTGCCGGGCCTGGAGCGCTTCGACGCGCTGCGAGCGCGCGGCCTGCCGCTGGCGTCGCGGCTGACGGTGGACTTCGCGCGGCTGGCGGAGGTGCTGTCCACGCTGCCCGAGGACGTGGGCGAGGTGGTGCGCCTCTTCGACGGCCGCCGCACGCTGCGCGCCATGCTGATGGAGTGCCCCTTTCCGGAGGCCGTGGCGTACGAGGCCTCCACACGGTTGTTCGCGCTCGGCGTGCTGGTGCCGGCGTGTCTCGTGGAGGAGCGCGAGCGCGCCCGCTGCGGCGCCACGGTGCCCGGCTTCTTCGAGCCCGCGCCCTCCGTGGAGCCGGAAGCCAGTCCCGCCGCCGTCGCCGTGGACGCCGCGGAGCCCGACGCCAGCGAGGCCTCGCTGGACTTCGCGGTGGACGGGCCCTCCGAGCCGCTCACGCTGGTGGGCGGTGGGGCCCAGCCCCCGGTCATCCTCACGTTCCCCAAGAAGCCCGCGCATACCGTCGGTGGAACGGACGCTGCGGGCTCCGGAGCCGTGCCGGACGACGCGGGCATGTGA
- a CDS encoding YebC/PmpR family DNA-binding transcriptional regulator — protein MSGHNRWSKIKRQKAAMGATKGKLYSKVVKEITVSARLGGGDPAGNARLRVALAAAREANIPKDTIERAIKKGTGELEGASYEEVTYEGYGPGGVAMLVECLTDNRNRSSADVRSIFGRYGGNLGAEGAVAWMFQKKGAITVKPGPTEDAVMEKAIDAGAEDVINQGTDGFEVRTTPADLHTVATRLESAGLALGEQKWTYLPQNTVHVEGDTARALLKLMDVLEDNDDVQNVYANFELDDSVMDSLSQ, from the coding sequence ATGTCCGGTCACAATCGGTGGTCGAAAATCAAGCGCCAGAAGGCAGCCATGGGCGCGACCAAGGGGAAGCTGTACTCCAAGGTCGTCAAGGAAATCACCGTCTCGGCGCGGCTCGGCGGTGGGGACCCGGCGGGCAATGCCCGGCTGCGCGTGGCGCTGGCCGCGGCCCGCGAGGCCAACATCCCCAAGGACACGATTGAGCGCGCCATCAAGAAGGGCACCGGTGAGCTGGAGGGCGCGAGCTACGAGGAGGTGACGTACGAGGGCTACGGCCCCGGCGGCGTCGCCATGCTCGTCGAGTGCCTCACCGACAACCGCAACCGCAGCTCCGCGGACGTGCGCTCCATCTTCGGCCGCTACGGCGGCAACCTGGGCGCCGAGGGCGCGGTGGCCTGGATGTTCCAGAAGAAGGGCGCGATTACCGTCAAGCCGGGCCCCACCGAGGACGCGGTGATGGAGAAGGCCATCGACGCGGGCGCGGAGGACGTCATCAACCAGGGCACGGACGGCTTCGAGGTGCGCACCACGCCGGCGGACCTGCACACGGTGGCCACGCGCCTGGAGTCCGCGGGGCTGGCGCTGGGCGAGCAGAAGTGGACGTACCTGCCGCAGAACACGGTGCACGTGGAGGGCGACACCGCGCGCGCCCTGCTGAAGCTGATGGACGTGCTCGAGGACAACGACGACGTGCAGAACGTGTACGCGAACTTCGAGCTGGACGACTCGGTGATGGATTCCCTGTCGCAGTAG
- the ruvC gene encoding crossover junction endodeoxyribonuclease RuvC, with amino-acid sequence MRVLGVDPGSRFMGYGVVEEKRGRLVHVGHGVIKVDESAPLAARLKDLHAALAEALKRYQPDAVAVEGLFTFRNARSALVLGHARGVALLAAAQAGLEVHEYAPARVKKSVGAGGADGKDAVARMVRTFLSLEASQIQRADASDALAVALCHLNQGRASVSAATTGKKRKGSAGLLADRLTPSYRKPEAR; translated from the coding sequence GTGCGCGTGCTCGGCGTGGACCCCGGCAGCCGGTTCATGGGCTACGGCGTGGTGGAGGAGAAGCGGGGCCGGCTGGTGCACGTGGGCCACGGCGTCATCAAGGTGGACGAGTCCGCGCCGCTGGCCGCGCGCCTCAAGGATTTGCACGCCGCGCTGGCGGAGGCGCTGAAGCGCTACCAGCCGGACGCGGTGGCGGTGGAGGGGCTGTTCACCTTCCGCAACGCGCGCAGCGCGCTGGTGCTGGGCCATGCGCGCGGCGTGGCGCTGCTGGCGGCGGCGCAGGCGGGGCTGGAGGTGCACGAGTACGCACCGGCCAGGGTGAAGAAGTCGGTGGGCGCGGGCGGCGCGGATGGCAAGGACGCGGTGGCTCGCATGGTGCGCACGTTCCTCTCGCTGGAGGCGTCGCAAATCCAGCGCGCCGACGCGAGCGACGCGCTGGCGGTGGCGCTGTGCCACCTGAACCAGGGCCGGGCGTCCGTGTCCGCGGCGACAACAGGCAAGAAGCGCAAGGGCTCGGCGGGGCTGCTGGCGGACCGGCTGACGCCCTCGTATCGGAAACCGGAGGCGAGATGA
- the ruvA gene encoding Holliday junction branch migration protein RuvA has translation MISRLRGNVLEKDLEDATIDVAGVGYRVNFSTLTLGKLPADGQPVDVRVRTVVREDAFELFGFLTKAEEDLFQLLTAVTRVGPRLALTVLSGMEVPELVAALSRGEVARLSKIHGVGKKTAERLVLELKDKVKNIHLEAVARGTAPAAASGNRSDLVSALLNLGYKQPQAEKAAEVASEHLGADASFQALFREALKALRSGS, from the coding sequence ATGATTTCGCGGTTGCGCGGGAACGTGCTGGAGAAGGACCTGGAGGACGCCACCATCGACGTGGCCGGCGTGGGCTACCGGGTGAACTTCTCCACGCTGACGCTGGGGAAGCTGCCGGCGGACGGACAGCCGGTGGACGTGCGCGTGCGCACCGTGGTGCGCGAGGACGCCTTCGAGCTGTTCGGCTTCCTCACCAAGGCGGAGGAGGACCTCTTCCAGCTCCTCACCGCCGTGACGCGCGTGGGGCCCCGCCTGGCGCTCACCGTGCTGTCTGGCATGGAGGTGCCGGAGTTGGTGGCGGCGCTGTCCCGGGGCGAAGTGGCGCGGCTGTCGAAGATTCACGGCGTGGGGAAGAAGACCGCCGAGCGGCTCGTGCTGGAGCTCAAGGACAAGGTGAAGAACATCCACCTGGAGGCGGTGGCCCGGGGCACGGCGCCCGCCGCCGCGAGCGGCAACCGCTCCGACCTCGTCTCCGCGCTCCTCAACCTGGGGTACAAACAGCCCCAGGCGGAGAAGGCGGCGGAGGTGGCCAGCGAGCACCTGGGCGCGGACGCCTCGTTCCAGGCCCTGTTCCGCGAGGCGCTCAAGGCCCTGCGCTCCGGGAGCTGA
- a CDS encoding ELWxxDGT repeat protein, translated as MKSSRGILPVLLFVLSGWVVACAQAPEDGVEVVETSPARESRVDVGTATAQALVPGSRWDVCEDSARRVRGIALQGGSKQEELIALNGRLLFTASDSGHGQELWMSDGPGKPTSLLKDIRPGPPSSSPAQLTVVGRWAYFVADDDEHGAELWRTDGTETGTELVKDIRPGQGPSAPEQLTVVDGTLYFTAYEEVHGRELWRVDGAKKGAELVRDFVAGPAPSASSPLGLRNLTAWGDGLALAVSREDSFEVVLWNVDRRGQARPLFTLEFGLFLEMEAVGRQLFFTVNPGTDETDLWVTRDEPGTATWLRHFPGQTPTSLTAMGDAVYFAAGGEGDWGDWGDPVHGSELWTSDGTVSGTRMVRDIAPGTDSAFIPGQDPFFTVVDGTMYFAASDVAHGRELWRSDGTPSGTWMVRDIEPGEGDSSPWFLRAESGTVFFAATTSGRGQEVWYSGGKSWTTQSLADLAQGAASSSPRGFVRSGFDVYFMATDETGAPGLWSVPFRPAMSCGARAY; from the coding sequence ATGAAGTCTTCGCGTGGCATTCTTCCGGTGCTGTTGTTCGTGCTCTCCGGGTGGGTGGTGGCGTGTGCTCAGGCCCCCGAGGACGGCGTGGAGGTGGTCGAGACATCGCCTGCCCGCGAGTCGCGGGTGGATGTCGGCACGGCGACGGCGCAGGCGCTGGTGCCTGGAAGTCGTTGGGACGTCTGCGAGGACAGCGCGCGGCGCGTGCGTGGCATCGCCCTGCAGGGCGGCTCGAAGCAGGAGGAGCTGATCGCCCTCAATGGCCGGCTGCTCTTCACGGCCTCGGATTCCGGGCACGGCCAGGAGCTCTGGATGAGCGATGGGCCGGGGAAGCCCACGTCGCTGCTGAAGGACATCCGGCCGGGGCCTCCGAGCTCGTCGCCGGCGCAGCTCACGGTGGTGGGGCGGTGGGCATACTTCGTCGCGGACGACGACGAGCATGGCGCGGAGCTGTGGCGCACGGACGGCACGGAGACGGGGACGGAGCTGGTGAAGGACATCCGGCCGGGGCAGGGGCCCTCGGCGCCGGAGCAGCTCACGGTGGTGGACGGCACGCTCTACTTCACGGCCTATGAGGAGGTGCACGGCCGCGAGCTGTGGCGCGTGGACGGCGCGAAGAAGGGGGCGGAGCTGGTGCGTGACTTCGTGGCGGGACCGGCGCCTTCCGCGTCCTCGCCGCTGGGACTCCGGAACCTGACGGCGTGGGGGGATGGCCTGGCGCTGGCGGTCTCCCGCGAGGACTCCTTCGAGGTGGTGCTGTGGAACGTGGACCGGCGCGGGCAGGCCCGGCCGCTCTTCACGCTGGAGTTCGGCCTGTTCCTCGAGATGGAGGCCGTGGGCCGGCAGCTCTTCTTCACGGTGAACCCGGGCACGGACGAGACGGACCTGTGGGTGACGCGGGATGAGCCGGGCACGGCGACGTGGCTGCGGCACTTTCCGGGGCAGACGCCGACGTCACTCACGGCCATGGGGGACGCGGTGTACTTCGCGGCGGGCGGCGAGGGCGACTGGGGTGACTGGGGCGACCCGGTGCATGGCAGCGAGCTGTGGACGAGCGACGGGACGGTCTCCGGCACACGGATGGTGCGGGACATCGCTCCGGGCACGGACAGCGCCTTCATTCCGGGGCAGGACCCGTTCTTCACGGTGGTGGACGGCACGATGTACTTCGCGGCGTCCGACGTCGCTCACGGCCGCGAGCTGTGGCGCAGCGACGGAACGCCGTCGGGCACGTGGATGGTGCGGGACATCGAGCCCGGTGAGGGCGACAGCAGTCCGTGGTTCCTGAGGGCGGAGAGCGGAACGGTGTTCTTCGCCGCGACGACGTCGGGGCGCGGGCAGGAGGTCTGGTACAGCGGCGGGAAGTCCTGGACCACGCAGTCACTGGCGGACCTCGCGCAGGGGGCCGCATCCTCGAGCCCGAGGGGCTTCGTGCGCTCGGGCTTCGACGTGTACTTCATGGCCACGGACGAAACGGGCGCCCCGGGACTGTGGTCCGTGCCGTTCCGTCCGGCGATGTCCTGTGGGGCTCGCGCGTACTGA